Proteins from one Gammaproteobacteria bacterium genomic window:
- the rpmE gene encoding 50S ribosomal protein L31, whose product MKADIHPKYAEMTVTCSCGNTFQTCSTLGQDLSVEICSQCHPFYTGKQKIIDTAGRVDRFNQKYGKK is encoded by the coding sequence ATGAAGGCTGATATTCACCCTAAATACGCAGAAATGACCGTTACCTGTAGCTGTGGTAACACATTCCAGACTTGCTCAACCTTGGGCCAAGATCTCAGCGTTGAAATTTGTTCACAGTGCCATCCATTTTATACGGGTAAGCAGAAGATTATCGATACGGCTGGCCGTGTTGACCGTTTTAACCAAAAATACGGCAAAAAATAA